Genomic segment of Paenibacillus sp. FSL R5-0623:
TTTCTTATACGTGGCTGTGTTTGATTCGCTAATGATGCCGCCGCCCGCATTCCCTTGGGAGAAGCCTGTGAGATTGTAGTCTGCGTTGCCTGCTGCCTGCACACTTGCCGGGCCGGACAATAAAGTTAACCCCAACGTTAGAGCCAAGGCTGTGCTGCATAAGCTTCGAAATTTGATTTTCATCGATTCCATTCCTCCCGAAATATAATGATTACATTCGCCCATCGCTGCCATGCCATGTTACGAAGGACATGTTCTCAATGTACATTTTGAAAACGATTACAACAATAATCCCTATCTCACATGTGGTTAGGAAAGGCTGGTATGGTAAGGGTTTGTACTGTAAGCAACCTTGAATCGTACAGAGTTAACTTGGGGAGTAAGGTTTCAGGGATATATCGTGGCAACAAGACAATTCCAGATGGGATGAAATAAAAAAAGCAGGACTGCATCTGCCGCAGACCTGCTCGATTTTACTTTTTGATGGAACGTGTCCAGAAGCCGCCATGGAACTGTTTGGGCTCCACGGTAATAACAAATGCTTTGGGGTCCAGATCGAGAATCGTCTGGTAGAGCAATTTCTGGTTTTTACGTTTTGCCAGAATCTCCATCACAAGCCGATCTCCATCACGTCCACTGCCCACCCATGCAGTAACACCATATCCTTTATCTCGCAGGGCATTCGCGACGTTGTTGCCCATCTGGTTACAGATGACTTTAACGGTAACGTAACCGAGGGCGATCTTCTCTTCAATCCACGCACCGAGCAACACTCCCAGTCCATAACCCACCGCGTATACGATCAGGGCCGAAGGCTGAGTCAGGTATTGGAGCACAAGATTCAGACCGAGTACATAGATCACAATCTCACCCATGCTGATCAGTGCGGCGATATATTTCTGTCCTTTGAGTGTCAGAATCATCCGTAATGTATAAGCCGATACGTATACAATCTGGATCAAAAAGATAAATACCAATATTTTAAACAATCGTAATCCCTCTTTCCTGGTCTTCACAACGGAATTGGCCCTTTGCTGCATATCCTCGACGATTTCGTATCATCTATGCTTCCTGTATGTTCGCTCTATCTCCATCATTGGACGTTATACCCTCATTCTAAACGGTGGGATTTAAATCCGTAGGCATTTTCTGCTCTCTGGCATGCCGGAACTGCCATTATAGAACCGTTTGTACCGATTATCAACCCAGCGGAGGTCCCAGGGTCGAAAACGGGGGTCTTTGAATATGCTGTATCATCATAAAGCCAAGCACGCTGGCACAGGATATCAGGTCAAAACCAGGATGGATGGGTCAAAACAAAAAGGGGGTACCGTCATGCAGCTATGGCAGGAGATGGAGCGGGAAGGCATGGAGGAACTCTTTTTTTGCCATGATGCAGATAGTGGATTGAGGGCGGTCATTGCCATTCATAATACGGCCCTTGGACCTGCGCTGGGCGGATGCCGCTACTGGACGTATGCGTCCGAGGAAGAAGCTGTTCGGGATGCTATGAAACTTGCCAAAGGCATGACGTACAAAAATGCAATCTCCGGACTGCCGTATGGTGGCGGGAAAGTGGTCATATGGAATGTGCCTATTGCGAAGAATGCAAAACCGGATGAGGATGGTTGCGGATCTCAAAGTGGTGAGCATGTTGCTGGGGACTTAGAGGTAGAGCAACAGAAGGGCGCTGCCGTTGAACGGAAAGTCGTCGCTGATGAGATGACACATCCACAAGATAAAAGTCTGGATACGGACGCATCCAAGCGGGCGCAGCGCTTTCGCGCACTGGGTCGTTGTCTGGAGCGGCTGAACGGACGGTACGTGACCGGTCTTGATCTGGGTACCACGGCGACAGACATGGACCAGATCCGACTGGAGACCGTACATGTGACGGACACCACGGGTTCGCTCGGGGCGCAGGATGACTTCACTGCCGAGATGACCGCCTACGGCGTACACATCGGCATTGTGACCTCGCTGCGCCAGCAAGGCATTGCATCTTTGCAGGGCATTCCCGTTGCCGTCCAGGGACTGGGCAAGGTCGGGTATGCCCTGTGCCGTTACCTGCATGCAGCCGGGGCACGGCTCATTGTGGCAGACGTTGTACCGGAGCGTGTACAACGTGCCCTTGTGCAGTTCAGCGGCGCCATCTCGGCCGATCCGGCCCATATCCACGCCGCTGACTGCAAGGTCTTCGCCCCCTGTGCCCTAGGGGGCGTACTGACCCCGGCAACGGTGGAGGAGCTGCGCTGCTCCATCGTTGCCGGGGCGGCCAACAACCAGCTGAGTGAACGACAGCTGGTTGCAGGCCGCATGCAGGCGCGCGGTATCCTGTACGCGCCTGATTATGTGCTCAATGCAGGCGGAATCATCTCCACCGCCTACGAGCTGGAAGGCGCAGGGCCTGACCTGATCCGCCAAAAGGTGGCGGGGATTGCAGGCACGCTGAGCAAGGTATACGCAGAAGCTACGCAATCTGCGATCTCCACAGCCGATGCAGCCGATCGGCTAGCGGAATCCATTCTCCGAGCAGGCCACACAAGATAGGGCGCCCCACCCTGCCATCAAAGTATATTCATACCACCAACACATTCTCCGCCACTCTATAGGTTCTAAGTTTGAATGTACCGGGAACTCATCATGGGCTTCGCTCGATTTCAATATTCCGACGTACTGAGAGAGAGCCTACACTGCTTTACTTTATTCTAACGAACCTGATACACGCTATTTGGTCCTTTTAGCATGGATCTAAAATCTAACGAATCTCAGACACGTTATTGTGCCAAGTTTGGTCCTTTTTCAAGCTAAATAACTACTTTTCCGAAGGATAGCGTTCCTGAGGTTCGTTAGAATTTATATTTCAGATTTTTGCCCCAAATAGGTTGTCTCAGGTTCGTTAGCGCTGCGGGCGAAGGTTTCTTTGGGGGTAGCATCACTTATCAAAAGAGCTAACCCCGACATCAGCGTCTAGGTTAGCTCCTTTAAGCTCTTCTTAGTTCTTCTTAGTTCTTCTTAGTTCTTCTTAGTTCTTCTTAGTTCTTCTTAGCACTCTTAACTCTTCTAGGCACTTATCACTTCGTCCTTCTCATCTCTAATCCCTTATCGCTTTGGTTCTTAGCTCTTCGTTCTTCATTCTTGGTTCTTTAA
This window contains:
- a CDS encoding DUF2179 domain-containing protein, producing the protein MFKILVFIFLIQIVYVSAYTLRMILTLKGQKYIAALISMGEIVIYVLGLNLVLQYLTQPSALIVYAVGYGLGVLLGAWIEEKIALGYVTVKVICNQMGNNVANALRDKGYGVTAWVGSGRDGDRLVMEILAKRKNQKLLYQTILDLDPKAFVITVEPKQFHGGFWTRSIKK
- a CDS encoding Glu/Leu/Phe/Val dehydrogenase dimerization domain-containing protein, whose product is MQLWQEMEREGMEELFFCHDADSGLRAVIAIHNTALGPALGGCRYWTYASEEEAVRDAMKLAKGMTYKNAISGLPYGGGKVVIWNVPIAKNAKPDEDGCGSQSGEHVAGDLEVEQQKGAAVERKVVADEMTHPQDKSLDTDASKRAQRFRALGRCLERLNGRYVTGLDLGTTATDMDQIRLETVHVTDTTGSLGAQDDFTAEMTAYGVHIGIVTSLRQQGIASLQGIPVAVQGLGKVGYALCRYLHAAGARLIVADVVPERVQRALVQFSGAISADPAHIHAADCKVFAPCALGGVLTPATVEELRCSIVAGAANNQLSERQLVAGRMQARGILYAPDYVLNAGGIISTAYELEGAGPDLIRQKVAGIAGTLSKVYAEATQSAISTADAADRLAESILRAGHTR